One Desulfobotulus mexicanus genomic window, GTGTGTGCGGGTGTTCAGCATGGCATAGTGATTGAACCAGAAACCCTCTTCTTCCGGCTTATCAAAAAGCGTACCCACAAGAATATGAATGCCGTAGCAGGCTTTAAGGTCACTATAAAGGGCATCTTTGCCCTTCTCAAGCTGATCCCGGTACATGCCCGCAAGGTAATATTTGCTGCGGGGCGGATAATGGAAGCCCGGATTTACCTGAACAGTCATCTTTGGCCCGGATATCAAGGATACCCTGCTTTTCATTCTTGAAGGGTTCAGATTCATCAAAGGGATTCAGGATGGTTACTTCGGAAAACTTTTTTGAAGGAGATGT contains:
- a CDS encoding PD-(D/E)XK nuclease family transposase is translated as MISMEIKIYNDIVFKWIFGRQSCTAPLIALLNAITSPSKKFSEVTILNPFDESEPFKNEKQGILDIRAKDDCSGKSGLPLSAPQQILPCGHVPGSA